One stretch of Caloenas nicobarica isolate bCalNic1 chromosome 2, bCalNic1.hap1, whole genome shotgun sequence DNA includes these proteins:
- the LOC135986346 gene encoding basic proline-rich protein-like has product MWGARPTPLSPPGHAVGRRRGGHRHLGPPGPSEPGPSSGCAAARPEPAAGRSRVPPKRTRVPPKRTRAPPSPAGRGYARSPAPSRGSQPMATRPALPGPGRAAPSPAEADRNEPSGAERSRTGAEPSGTGAVRKGSEQLGAVRLGTGGSRGRAGVSAMRRGRPGLRVPGLRVPVPPPPLLLLLLLCPVPGWAGGCRPAAGGGCTPRPPGVTEPCGHTDAHTPQCTDPPGEPVATGDPSPATPKFAPPPPEATGRDIIPVYCSLLAAVVVGLLAYVAFKCWHTCRQKQQLAKARAGDTGPSPDGEKLQSDSGVFLDTPGLQEPHPPGKPPHPQGPPLGAASPQRQEELERLLETGGTRGHQLRPLPAGPQGLDVTSAV; this is encoded by the exons ATGTGGGGTGCTAGACCCACA CCTCTTTCGCCCCCGGGACACGCCGTGGGAAGGCGGCGGGGGGGCCACCGTCACCTCGGGCCCCCAGGTCCCAGCGAGCCCGGTCCCAGCTCGGGCTGCGCCGCAGCGAGACCCGAACCGGCGGCCGGGAGGAGCCGAGTCCCCCCGAAGCGGACCCGAGTCCCCCCGAAGCGGACCCGAGCCCCGCCGAGCCCAGCGGGGCGTGGCTACGCGCGGagccccgccccgtcccgcggCTCGCAGCCAATGGCGACGCGCCCCGCCCTGCCCGGCCCGGGGCGAGCCGCGCCCAGCCCGGCCGAGGCGGATCGGAACgagccgagcggagccgagcggagccgaACCGGAGCGGAGCCGAGCGGAACCGGAGCGGTTCGGAAGGGATCGGAACAGCTCGGAGCGGTTCGGCTCGGAACGGGCGGgtcccggggccgggccggggtcTCCGCGAtgcggcggggccgcccggggctgcgggtcccggggctgcgggtcccggtgccgccgccgccgctgctgctgctgctgctgctgtgcccg GTGCCGGGGTGGGCCGGGGGGTgccggccggcggcgggggggggctgCACCCCACGTCCCCCCGGTGTCACCGAGCCCTGCGGCCACACGGACGCCCACA CCCCGCAGTGCACGGACCCCCCCGGGGAGCCGGTGGCGACAGGGGACCCGTCACCCGCCACCCCCAAATTCGCGCCGCCCCCTCCCGAGGCCACCGGCAGGGACATCATCCCCGTGTACTGCTCCCTCCTGGCCGCCGTGGTGGTGGGACTCCTGGCCTACGTGGCCTTCAAGTG CTGGCACACGtgcaggcagaagcagcagctggccAAGGCGCgggcgggggacacggggccgtCACCCGACGGGGAGAAGCTGCAGAGCGACAGCGGCGTCTTCCTGGACACCCCCGGCCTGCAGGAGCCCCACCCGCCCGGCAAGC ccccccacccccagggcccccccctCGGCGCGGCGTCACCGCAgcggcaggaggagctggagcggcTGCTGGAGAccggggggacgcggggacatCAGCTGCGCCCGCTGCCCGCGGGGCCCCAAGGCTTGGACGTCACCTCTGCCGTGTGA
- the LOC135986348 gene encoding LOW QUALITY PROTEIN: D-serine dehydratase-like (The sequence of the model RefSeq protein was modified relative to this genomic sequence to represent the inferred CDS: inserted 3 bases in 2 codons), protein MEHEVQGLNRPSSPPTGTGLHGRPLSPGSWQAVPVLSPAPVPVSSPATPREPPGHQRPLSPAKAAGAHGAVCGGDTRATRATNAEPGAAGMDGQTASGCGVGVSPPCQQQVAGSPLEQVPTPALALDRATLRHNAERMRERCRALGIRLRPHVKTHKTLTPPSMPKRWLIWLKLDCCNGRAGVRPQAAGAVSLAGAVAEEAPGEVTRVGVYAHCGDTYGCRDVLAVQATAGATATAVLDFVTARAGVPCPQASMGSTPSCGHPVPEMSQLTEXNYLFYCEQLRTPPKASCNPLPGLLGLTQQRGQVEAVDGXLDFERFPAGSVLAPSPPTGACATAAMHPVDCVRAGGKVVELWHPVRGW, encoded by the exons ATGGAGCACGAGGTGCAAGGTCTCAACCGTCCCTCCTCACCCCCCACGGGCACGGGACTCCACGGGCGgccgctgtccccagggagctggcaggctgtccccgtgctgtccccagccccagtgcccGTGTCCTCCCCTGCCACCCCCCGGGAGCCCCCCGGCCACCAGCGacctctgtccccagccaaGGCTGCGGGTGCCCACGGCGCTGTGTGTGGCGGGGACACCAGAGCCACCAGAGCCACCAACGCTGAGCCGGGAGCAGCTgggatggacggacagacggccag TGGGTGCGGGGTaggtgtgtcccccccatgccAGCAGCAGGTGGCTGGGAGCCCCCTGGAGCAGGTGCCCACCCCGGCGCTGGCCCTGGACCGGGCCACGCTGCGGCACAACGCCGAGCGCATGCGGGAGCGTTGCCGGGCCCTGGGCATCCGCCTGCGCCCCCACGTCAAAACACACAAGACACT tACCCCTCCCAGCATGCCAAAGCGCTGGCTCATCTGGCTCAAGCTCGACTGCTGCAACGGCAGGG CCGGCGTGCGCCCCCAGGCCGCGGGGGCCGTGTCCCTGGCTGGGGCCGTCGCCGAGGAGGCCCCGGGGGAGGTGACACGGGTGGGGGTCTACGCTCACTGCGGGGACACCTACGGCTGCCGCGATGTCCTCGCCGTCCAAGCCACCGCCGGGGCCACCGCCACCGCCGTGCTCGACTTTGTCACCGCGCGA GCgggtgtcccgtgtccccaggccAGCATGGGCTCCACGCCGTCCTGCGGCCACCCGGTGCCAGAGATGTCCCAGCTCACCGA CAACTACCTCTTCTATTGTGAGCAGCTCCGGACCCCCCCAAAAGCCTCGTGCAACCCCCTCCCAGG gctgctggggctgaCGCAGCAGCGCGGGCAGGTGGAAGCCGTGGACG CGCTGGATTTCGAGCGGTTCCCGGCGGGCAGCGTCCTGGCTCCGTCCCCTCCCACGGGA GCCTGCGCCACGGCCGCCATGCACCCTGTCGACTGCGTCCGCGCCGGGGGGAAGGTGGTGGAGCTCTGGCACCCCGTCCGCGGCTGGtag